TATAGAAATATAACTTTTCAAATAAAGCAAAGCTGTTCCGTTTGGAGCAGCTTTTTTTATAAATAAAAGTTAAAATTTCATTTTTAATAGTAATACTATTATATTTGCATAAAAATATATTAAATTATGCAAAACATACTTTCAAATATAACCATTTCAGTTAATGACAAATTATATGTCAAAAACCCAGAAACCTCTGATTTAGGAAAAAAAATAATTGAACAAAGTATTCTATTAATTGATGAAATTGGATTTGAAAACTTCACCTTTAAAAAACTGGGAGAAAAAATTAATTCCAACGAAAGTTCCATTTATCGCTACTTCGAAAGCAAACATAAATTGATGTTGTATTTATCATCTTGGTATTGGGGTTGGATCGAATACAAATTGGTTTTTGCGACAAACAATGTTTCCAATCCATTGGAAAAACTCAAAAAAGCCATCACTATTGTAACCGAAAAAGTAGAAGATGACTCCAATACATTACACATTAATGAGTCTATTTTAAATAAAATAATTATTCAAGAATTCACTAAAACACTTCTAACCAAAGAGGTTGATGAGGAAAACAAAGAAGGTTTCTTTATTGTCTATAAACGAATCATTAATAGAATTATTGAATTTATTACGGAGGTAAATCCTAATTACACTTTTGCGAAAAGCCTTGCGTCCTCTATAGTAGAAGGGGCATTACACCAGCACTTTTTAAAAGAACATTTGAAAAGTATAACCAGTTGTGATGAAACCAATACCGTTACCGATTTTTATATTGATTTAGTTGCTAAGATTTTAAAATAAAAAACATGAGCCAAACTCCATTACACCGTTTTTATAGTTTGTTAAAATTAGATCGTAGAGATATTTCGCAAATATTCTTTTATGCCATTTTCTCCGGATTAGTCAGTCTCTCATTGCCTTTAGGAATTCAGGCAATTATCAACTTGATTCAAGCAGGTAGAGTCAGTATATCTTGGATTATATTAGTACTTATTGTAGTAATTGGTGTGGCACTTGTTGGTATACTATCGTTAATGCAATTACGAATTACCGAAAATTTACAGCAAAAAATATTTGTTCGTTCTTCATTTGAATTTGGCTATCGCTTACCCAAATTAAAATTTGAAGAATTATATAATCAATATCCCCCAGAATTAGCCAATCGCTTTTTTGACACCTTAACCATTCAAAAAGGAACATCAAAACTATTGATTGATTTTTCAACCGCACTATTACAAATTGTTTTTGGTATACTATTATTGTCATTATACCATCCATTCTTTATATTTTTTGGGGTATTATTAGCCTTCCTTCTCTATTCTATATTTAGATTTTCATTTGCAGCTGGCTTGTCTTCGAGCTTAAAAGAATCTAAATACAAATACAAGGTGGTAAGTTGGTTACAGGAAATTGCTCGCAATAATAATAGTTTTAGAAAACAAGAAAATTTCAATTTTGCTTTGGACAAAAACAATCATTTAGTAGAAGAATATATATATTATCGCGAAAAACACTTTAAAGTAATCAAAAGACAATTCAGCCAATTAATTGGATTCAAAGTTATAATTACTGCTAGTTTATTATTAATTGGTGGTTATTTGGTATTGAATCAGCAAATGAACATTGGACAATTTGTGGCGGCCGAAATCATCATTTTGTTAGTGATTAATTCGGTAGAAAAAATCATTATTGGTTTAGAAAGTTTGTATGACGTATTGACTTCCGTAGAAAAAATTGGACAAATAGTCGATTTAAAAATGGAAGAACCTAGGGAGAAAAATTCAGACTATTGTTTTACAAACCTTTCGATCGAAACTGAAAACTTAAAATTCAAATATCCGGAGACAACGGATGAGGTATTAAACGATATTAATTTAAAAATAGAACCTTCAGAGAAAATATATTTAGATGGTGTAAATGGATCTGGAAAATCGACTTTAATTCGGATTTTAGCCGGCTTCATACAGCCCACTTCCGGATCATTTTTTATCAATGACGACACCTATAGAAAAATTGATATTGCACAATATCGCTCGCAAATCAGCACCATCACACAAGGAGAAACACCTTTTGAAGGAACCGTTTTAGAAAACATAACGATGAATAATCCATCCATTTCAAAAGAGGATATCAAATGGGCAATTGAAAGTGTGCAATTGGGTTCGTTTGTAAAAACATTACCAGACGGACTCGACACAAAAATCTTCCCAGACGGACGTCAATTATCGTCATCCAATGCACAAAAAATTCTTTTAGCGCGAAGCATCGTTAATAAGCCAAAAATTCTGTTTTATGAAGATCCATTGGACAAAATGGACGAAAAAGCTAGCCAAGAGATTATCGATTTTCTAACAGCACCTTCAAATCAGTGGACGGTAATTGTTTCATCCAAAAACAAGTATTGGGAACAAAAATGCGATAGAAAAATTACACTGCAAAACGGAAAAATAATAACTGATTTAAAAAAATAATAGTATGCTTAATATTTCAAAAAAAAATCCAATTGCTGAAAATATTGAACACTACAGCACTGTGAAAAATTTGGCTAATAGACCCCATTACCAAATATTAAATAAAATCATTATTTACATTTCGCTAATTGGTATTGTGATTCTTTTCTTACCATGGACACAAAACATTTCAGGTTCTGGAGCCGTTACCACTCTAAAACCAGATCAACGTCCGCAAACCATTCATTCAGCTATTGGAGGAAGAATAGAAAAATGGTATGTCAAGGAAGGGGACTTTGTTAAAAAGGGTGATACAATTTTGTTTATTTCGGAAATAAAAGAAGATTATTTCGATCCCAATTTGGTTGGAAATACTAAAAACCAAGTCGATGCTAAAAAAATGGCATTGCAGTCCTATGGCAGTAAAGTCTCCACTTTATCAACTCAAATCAAAGCTATTCAAAATGAGAAGCTGCTGAAGTTGCAACAAGCGCAAAATAAAATCCGTCAATCATTACTGAAAGTAAAAAGTGACAGTATGGATTTGGAAGCAGTTAAAACACAAATAAAAATTGCCAACACGCAATACAATCGTTCCATAACTTTAAACAAGGAAGGGTTAAAACCAATGACTGATGTTGAGGAAAAAAGATTGAAACTGCAAGAAGTTGAGGCTAAAATAATTACTCAAGAAAATAAATTACTCGGGAGTAAAAACGAATTAATCAATTCAAGAGTTGAGGTAAATAGAATTCAAGCAGAATATTCTGAAAAAGTGTCTAAAGCTGAAAGTGATCAATATACCGCTTTAAGTAATCAATACGATACAGAAGCACAAGTAAATAAATTACAAAACCAGTATGTGAATTATCAAATTCGAAACGGCATGTATTACATTAAAGCTCCGCAAAACGGCTATATCAACCGTGCCATCCAATCTGGTATTGGAGAAATCATCAAAGAAGGTACTCAAATTGTAAGTATCATGCCTTCTAAATATGACATTGCTGTGGAAACATTCGTTAGCCCAAACGATTTGCCATTAGTGCACAAAGGCGAAAAAGTTCGCATTTGGTTTGATGGCTGGCCTACGGTGGTTTTTTCTGGTTGGCCTAATTTGAGTTACGGAACTTTTGGAGGAAAAATTGTTGCCGTTGAAAACTTCATCAGCGCCAATGGAAAATTTAGAGTGCTAATTGCGCCTGATCAAGAGGAAGAAGTTTGGCCAAAGCAAATTAGTATCGGATCTGGGGCTCAAACTTTAGCTTTGCTTGACAACGTGCCAATTTGGTTTGAATTGTGGCGAACATTAAATGGTTTTCCTCCAAATTATTACCAACCTAAAGAAGAAAAATCTAAAGAGAAAAAATAATGAAACATTGCTATTTTGTACTACTCCTATTAGGTTCTTTAGCTTGGGGGCAAAATCAAAATCTGAAAGAACTCAATTATAATGAGTTTTTAGGTTATGTGAAAAAATACCATCCTTTGGTAAAAAGCGCTCAACTCGAAATCAACATGGCGCAAGCCAATTTGATGATGGCTCGAGGTGGTTTTGATCCAAAAATCGAAGCCGATTTTGACCAAAAGCAATTCAAAGGCAAAGACTATTATTCAGTTTTTAATAGCAGTTTTAAAATTCCGACCTGGTACGGAATTGAAGTAAAAGCAGGATTTGATAACAGCGAAGGGATTTTTGTAAATCCTGAAAACGCACTACCCAATAACGGATTAACTTCTTTAGGAATAACGGTACCCGTTGGACAAGGATTGTTTATCAACCAGCGTATGGCCGATTTGCGAAAAGCAAAAATCCAAATACAATTGAGTCAAGCAGAACGAAAATTACAAGCTATTGAAGTATTATACAACGCTTCATTGGCCTATTTTAATTGGAAAAGAAACCACAGTGAAGTGCAATTATATTCTACTTATTTAAACAATGCCAAACTTCGCTATAAGGGAATAAAAACACTTATTAATAATGGAGACAAACCAGCAATAGATAGTGTTGAAGCCGGAATCGTG
This sequence is a window from Flavobacterium ammoniigenes. Protein-coding genes within it:
- a CDS encoding peptidase domain-containing ABC transporter, with the translated sequence MSQTPLHRFYSLLKLDRRDISQIFFYAIFSGLVSLSLPLGIQAIINLIQAGRVSISWIILVLIVVIGVALVGILSLMQLRITENLQQKIFVRSSFEFGYRLPKLKFEELYNQYPPELANRFFDTLTIQKGTSKLLIDFSTALLQIVFGILLLSLYHPFFIFFGVLLAFLLYSIFRFSFAAGLSSSLKESKYKYKVVSWLQEIARNNNSFRKQENFNFALDKNNHLVEEYIYYREKHFKVIKRQFSQLIGFKVIITASLLLIGGYLVLNQQMNIGQFVAAEIIILLVINSVEKIIIGLESLYDVLTSVEKIGQIVDLKMEEPREKNSDYCFTNLSIETENLKFKYPETTDEVLNDINLKIEPSEKIYLDGVNGSGKSTLIRILAGFIQPTSGSFFINDDTYRKIDIAQYRSQISTITQGETPFEGTVLENITMNNPSISKEDIKWAIESVQLGSFVKTLPDGLDTKIFPDGRQLSSSNAQKILLARSIVNKPKILFYEDPLDKMDEKASQEIIDFLTAPSNQWTVIVSSKNKYWEQKCDRKITLQNGKIITDLKK
- a CDS encoding HlyD family secretion protein, which produces MLNISKKNPIAENIEHYSTVKNLANRPHYQILNKIIIYISLIGIVILFLPWTQNISGSGAVTTLKPDQRPQTIHSAIGGRIEKWYVKEGDFVKKGDTILFISEIKEDYFDPNLVGNTKNQVDAKKMALQSYGSKVSTLSTQIKAIQNEKLLKLQQAQNKIRQSLLKVKSDSMDLEAVKTQIKIANTQYNRSITLNKEGLKPMTDVEEKRLKLQEVEAKIITQENKLLGSKNELINSRVEVNRIQAEYSEKVSKAESDQYTALSNQYDTEAQVNKLQNQYVNYQIRNGMYYIKAPQNGYINRAIQSGIGEIIKEGTQIVSIMPSKYDIAVETFVSPNDLPLVHKGEKVRIWFDGWPTVVFSGWPNLSYGTFGGKIVAVENFISANGKFRVLIAPDQEEEVWPKQISIGSGAQTLALLDNVPIWFELWRTLNGFPPNYYQPKEEKSKEKK
- a CDS encoding TetR/AcrR family transcriptional regulator — its product is MQNILSNITISVNDKLYVKNPETSDLGKKIIEQSILLIDEIGFENFTFKKLGEKINSNESSIYRYFESKHKLMLYLSSWYWGWIEYKLVFATNNVSNPLEKLKKAITIVTEKVEDDSNTLHINESILNKIIIQEFTKTLLTKEVDEENKEGFFIVYKRIINRIIEFITEVNPNYTFAKSLASSIVEGALHQHFLKEHLKSITSCDETNTVTDFYIDLVAKILK